A region of Theileria annulata chromosome 2, complete sequence, *** SEQUENCING IN PROGRESS *** DNA encodes the following proteins:
- a CDS encoding ribosomal RNA assembly protein, putative (all_bases.C.cand.439 - mis3 homologue, ribosomal RNA assembly protein), which yields MEEEKSRHRKYRRDKPWDNDTIDHWKIEPFTSEENEPSLVEESSFRILFPKYREKYIQSVWGDVKRCLSQYHINCELDLLEGSMTVITTNKTWDPYIIIKARDLIKLLARSVPFPQAKRILEDGVYCDIIKIGGLIRNKEKFIKRRQRLVGPGGSTLKALELLTECYILTQGQTVSAIGSIKGIKTVRKIVEDCIYNIHPVYYIKELIIKRELNKNEKLKNVPNPIENWDRFLPHFKKRCVKRKKTKVVKKKSENALLIPIQQPRKEDILLETGEYFMREEERKRKQQFERREKQKLKHQEKKLKKLQIYEKNGAKDTAEDKSTSETVEKAEIEKSDKKVISKKPSKPASKDYFI from the exons atGGAGGAGGAAAAAAGTAGGCATCGCAAGTACCGCAGGGATAAACCCTGGGACAATGATACAATAGATCACTGGAAAATCGAACCATTTACTTCT GAGGAGAATGAACCTTCTTTGGTTGAGGAGAGCTCATTTCGAAtattatttccaaaatacagagaaaaatatatacaatcGGTTTGGGGTGACGTTAAAAG ATGTTTGTCTCAATATCACATAAACTGTGAGCTGGATCTGTTGGAAGGGTCAATGACTGTAATAACTACAAATAAAACCTGGGATCCATATATAATCATTAAA GCTAGAGATTTGATTAAATTGTTGGCTAGAAGTGTCCCCTTTCCGCAGGCTAAAAGGATACTTGAGGACGGCGTTTACTGcgatattattaaaatag GAGGATTAATTAGGAATAAGGAAAAGTTTATAAAGAGAAGACAAAGGCTTGTTGGACCAGGCGGCTCAACTCTGAAAGCATTGGAACTACTCACAGAATGCTATATACTAACACAAGGCCAAACAGTATCAGCAATCGGCTCAATAAAGGGTATTAAAACCGTTCGTAAAATCGTAGAAGACTGCATCTACAACATTCACCCAGTGTACTATATTAAggaattaattattaaaagggaattaaacaaaaatgaaaagttaaaaaatgtaCCTAATCctata GAAAATTGGGATAGATTTTTACCTCATTTTAAGAAGCGTTGCGTGAAGAGGAAGAAGACTAAGGTGGTTAAGAAGAAGAGTGAGAATGCGTTACTCATACCAATTCAG CAACCGAGGAAGGAAGACATTCTTCTGGAAACTGGAGAGTACTTTATGCGCGAGGAAGAGAGGAAGAGGAAACAACAATTTGAGCGGAGAGAGAAACAAAAGTTAAAACACCAAGAaaaaaaactaaaaaaattacaaatttatgaaaaaaaCGGCGCAAAAGATACAGCTGAGGATAAATCTACAAGTGAAACGGTAGAAAAAGCAGAGATTGAAAAATCGGATAAAAAAGTGATCAGCAAAAAACCCAGTAAGCCAGCATCGAAAGATTATTTCATATAA
- a CDS encoding ser/thr protein kinase, putative (chr2.cand.343 - protein kinase): MSGLETIKLLHYGKCNDIFLAKDSKGNQFALKRFYREELEKRKEYINRDGKLVKKDWFEDFKRALEVQKVLDNESCIKLHGIFGIDFSPEKPTFEDEIDLVFEYAEFGSLMSLESFQEEVPNFPKEVIKCITKDVLNALLYRDFGESEFMTEDGKVKGSRGTYYFLAPEVLEINSSTLSIPDSFEIVELWIIDENDGNAIDMWALGITLWILYFRNFPFYGNSGSIYETITNIQNFNFKTQIQTLKPNNSHEKLEDEDEFVDLLEKILEKDPKKRIKPKEALNHNWLRNVDYEAAREYCRRNIKK; the protein is encoded by the exons atgtCAGGGTTGGAGACTATTAAGCTCCTCCACTATGGGAAGTGTAACGACATTTTTTTGGCTAAGGATTCCAAAGGGAACCAATTTGCGCTTAAAAGGTTTTACAGGGAAGAACTTGAGAAACGGAAGGAATACATCAACAGAGACGGGAAACTGGTGAAGAAGGATTGGTTTGAGGACTTTAAGAGGGCTTTGGAGGTCCAAAAAGTCTTAGATAACGAGTCTTGCATTAAATTACATGGTATTTTTGGGATTGATTTCAGTCCAGAAAAGCCAACTTTCGAGGATGAAATTGACTTGG TATTTGAATACGCTGAATTTGGAAGCCTAATGAGTCTTGAAAGTTTCCAGGAAGAGGTTCCAAACTTCCCCAAAGAagttataaaatgtattacAAAGGACGTTTTAAATGCTCTTCTCTACc GTGACTTTGGGGAATCTGAATTTATGACCGAGGATGGAAAGGTCAAAGGTTCCAGAGGGACTTATTACTTTCTGGCTCCCGAAGTTTTAGAGATAAACTCAAGTACACTTTCTATCCCAGATAGTT ttgAAATAGTAGAATTATGGATTATAGATGAGAATGATGGGAATGCTATTGATATGTGGGCGTTAGGAATAACATTGTGgattttgtattttagaaatttcCCCTTTTACGGGAACTCAGGGTCAATCTACGAAACAATCACAAATATTCAAAACTTCAACTTTAAAACTCAAATACAAACTCTAAAACCAAACAACTCCCATGAAAAGTTGGAAGATGAGGACGAGTTTGTAGATTTGCTAGAAAAGATTTTGGAAAAGGATCCGAAAAAAAGAATTAAACCAAAAGAAGCTTTa AATCACAACTGGTTGAGAAATGTGGATTATGAGGCAGCCAGAGAATATTGCAGAAGAAACATTaagaaataa